The following proteins are co-located in the Alkalidesulfovibrio alkalitolerans DSM 16529 genome:
- a CDS encoding recombinase family protein, which yields MEAYGYLRVSGRGQIEGDGFRRQRETIEEYAVRHGMELVEFFEEAGISGTTDETERPAFKSMVSAILRNGVRVIVVEGLDRLAREYRVQEQLAIFLASKGIKLISARTEEDVTAAIMGDPMKKALVQVQGVFAELERSLLVKKLRSAREAVRDREGKCEGRKSLAEVAPEVLGTIKRLRRKRPKQGRRTYKEIAAILNEQGVTTTSGKAWSSENVRKVCERMG from the coding sequence GTGGAAGCGTATGGGTATCTTCGGGTTTCTGGCCGGGGCCAGATCGAGGGCGACGGATTCAGACGGCAGCGGGAAACTATCGAGGAATACGCCGTGCGCCACGGTATGGAGCTTGTCGAGTTCTTCGAGGAAGCGGGTATCTCCGGGACCACGGACGAAACCGAAAGGCCAGCCTTCAAGAGCATGGTATCCGCCATCCTGAGAAACGGCGTCCGCGTGATCGTGGTAGAGGGTCTGGATAGGCTAGCGAGGGAATACCGGGTTCAGGAACAGCTTGCTATCTTCCTGGCGTCCAAGGGAATCAAGCTCATATCGGCCAGGACCGAAGAGGACGTTACCGCCGCAATCATGGGCGATCCCATGAAGAAAGCTCTTGTCCAGGTTCAGGGCGTGTTCGCCGAGCTTGAGCGTAGCTTGCTGGTAAAGAAGCTCAGGTCTGCCAGGGAGGCGGTCAGGGATAGGGAGGGTAAATGCGAGGGCCGCAAGTCCTTGGCCGAGGTAGCCCCGGAAGTCCTGGGAACGATCAAGAGACTTCGCCGGAAACGTCCGAAGCAAGGGAGGCGAACCTACAAAGAGATTGCCGCCATCCTGAACGAACAAGGGGTGACAACTACCAGCGGGAAGGCTTGGTCTTCGGAGAACGTGCGCAAAGTCTGTGAACGAATGGGGTAG
- a CDS encoding TRAP transporter small permease, with the protein MTHDNGSGHSPLASAVERFGYRLNWLLERVCALLVAAMIGIVWFGVVERYYLHWGMTWAEELARYVMIWAALLAVPVCAYRREHIGLDILFSRFPISWQPGLRLTLDLLGLAFFVFMAYYGIEMARQGAGQFATIFGMTMLVPFLSVPVSCGLTAMQIVVCMVRDGARITPLFIEKEARQ; encoded by the coding sequence ATGACACATGACAACGGCTCCGGACATTCGCCGCTCGCCAGCGCGGTCGAACGGTTCGGGTACCGCCTCAACTGGCTGCTCGAACGAGTCTGCGCCCTACTCGTGGCGGCCATGATCGGCATCGTCTGGTTCGGCGTCGTGGAACGCTACTACCTGCACTGGGGCATGACCTGGGCCGAGGAGCTGGCCCGCTACGTGATGATCTGGGCCGCGCTCCTGGCCGTGCCGGTGTGCGCCTACCGCCGCGAGCACATCGGCCTGGACATCCTCTTCTCGCGCTTTCCCATCTCCTGGCAGCCAGGGCTCAGGCTCACCCTCGACCTGCTCGGCCTGGCCTTCTTCGTCTTCATGGCCTACTACGGCATCGAAATGGCCCGCCAGGGCGCGGGCCAGTTCGCCACTATCTTCGGCATGACCATGCTCGTGCCGTTTCTTTCCGTGCCGGTCTCCTGCGGGCTCACGGCCATGCAGATCGTCGTCTGCATGGTGCGCGACGGCGCGCGCATAACGCCTCTCTTCATCGAGAAGGAGGCGCGCCAGTGA
- a CDS encoding TRAP transporter large permease yields the protein MTFVVITFFGLMLLGVPIGFVLGMAGVVGLTQIGGTSFLAMAPKRFFEGLDMFTFMAMPFFILAGEIMNRVGMTQRLANFADALVGYLRGGLAHSNMIASVLFAGMTGAAVSDAAAFGNTLVPAMVKQGYKRPFACAVTAAGSIIGPTIPPSNLMVIYGSLAGVSIAGLFAAGILPGLLICLFCMALIAAMGRRLGLPKSQSGPSLSLILRNFKGAIIALVMPAIILGGILGGIVTPTEAASIAVFYALFIGVVVERNLRMHDMVQMLMRTARITGVVFLIIASASILSWWMTFMQIPQQIADLFLSISHEPWVIKSLILALLICVGMFMDINAALIILTPVLGTLTMAIGMHPVHAGLMIVLTLNISLMTPPVGACLFVLSSVTGESIERISKALLPFIAVQVLILILLTYWDGLAMFFPRLLLGM from the coding sequence GTGACCTTCGTCGTCATCACTTTCTTCGGCCTGATGCTCCTGGGCGTGCCCATCGGCTTCGTGCTCGGCATGGCCGGGGTCGTGGGCCTGACCCAGATCGGCGGGACGAGCTTTCTGGCCATGGCCCCCAAGCGCTTCTTCGAGGGCTTGGACATGTTCACCTTCATGGCCATGCCCTTCTTCATCCTCGCGGGCGAGATCATGAACCGCGTGGGCATGACCCAGCGCCTGGCCAACTTCGCTGACGCCCTGGTCGGCTACCTGCGCGGCGGCCTGGCCCACTCCAACATGATCGCCTCGGTACTCTTCGCGGGCATGACCGGCGCGGCCGTCTCGGACGCCGCCGCCTTCGGCAACACCCTGGTTCCGGCCATGGTCAAGCAGGGCTACAAGCGCCCCTTCGCCTGCGCGGTCACGGCCGCGGGCTCGATCATCGGCCCCACCATCCCGCCCTCCAACCTGATGGTCATTTACGGGTCGCTGGCGGGCGTCTCCATCGCCGGACTCTTTGCGGCCGGAATCCTGCCCGGCCTGCTCATCTGCCTGTTCTGCATGGCCCTGATCGCGGCCATGGGCCGCAGGCTGGGCCTGCCCAAGAGCCAGTCCGGGCCGAGCCTTTCCCTGATCCTTAGGAACTTCAAGGGCGCGATCATCGCCCTGGTCATGCCCGCCATCATCCTGGGCGGCATCCTCGGCGGCATCGTCACGCCCACGGAGGCCGCGTCCATCGCCGTGTTCTACGCCCTGTTCATCGGCGTGGTCGTGGAGCGCAACCTGCGCATGCACGACATGGTCCAGATGCTCATGCGCACGGCGCGCATCACGGGCGTGGTCTTCCTGATCATCGCCTCGGCCTCGATCCTGAGCTGGTGGATGACCTTCATGCAGATCCCGCAGCAGATCGCGGATCTCTTCCTCTCGATCTCGCACGAGCCGTGGGTCATCAAATCGCTCATCCTGGCGCTGCTCATCTGCGTGGGCATGTTCATGGACATCAACGCCGCGCTGATCATCCTCACGCCGGTCCTGGGCACGCTGACCATGGCCATCGGCATGCACCCCGTGCACGCGGGCCTGATGATCGTGCTGACGCTGAACATATCATTGATGACGCCGCCCGTGGGGGCCTGCCTCTTCGTGCTCTCCTCGGTCACGGGCGAGTCCATAGAGCGCATATCCAAGGCCTTGCTGCCGTTCATAGCCGTGCAGGTGCTGATCCTGATCCTGCTCACCTACTGGGACGGACTGGCCATGTTCTTCCCCCGGCTGTTGCTCGGCATGTGA
- a CDS encoding TRAP transporter substrate-binding protein: MKTLLKTLTVLALCACILPFAAADASAAKVLKLHHLNQDDPFDNSTGAMATVFKNLVEAGTNGAVKVQTFPNGQLGKDNEVLQQVRAGIIQSGIHSVGGFASLYPMIGIVDVPFAFPNIAVTYSVFDGPFGQKLAADIEAKTGMKVLGFGDSGGFFQLSNSKRPIKSPEDMKGLKIRTMGLDTHKKIIETMGGQPTAIAWAELYTALQTGVADGQMNPIPIIAFAKFNEVQKYLTLTDHLFAPYVWVVNKDFWASLTDEEKVIVQAAARSAIVAGRGLARAIEASERGLPTLSKNMQVNALTAQEKEVFRQATQPTLIAFIEQTYGPEGKEMLDAFLKAIEDASK; encoded by the coding sequence ATGAAGACCCTGCTCAAGACCCTGACCGTGCTGGCGCTGTGCGCCTGCATCCTGCCCTTCGCGGCCGCCGACGCCTCGGCCGCCAAGGTGCTGAAGCTGCACCACCTGAACCAGGACGATCCCTTCGACAACTCCACCGGCGCCATGGCCACGGTCTTCAAGAACCTGGTCGAGGCCGGCACCAACGGCGCGGTCAAGGTCCAGACCTTCCCCAACGGCCAGCTCGGCAAGGACAACGAAGTCCTGCAGCAGGTGCGCGCGGGCATCATCCAGTCCGGCATCCACTCCGTGGGCGGCTTCGCCTCGCTCTACCCGATGATCGGCATCGTCGACGTGCCCTTCGCCTTCCCCAACATCGCCGTGACCTACTCCGTGTTCGACGGTCCCTTCGGCCAGAAGCTGGCCGCGGACATCGAGGCCAAGACCGGCATGAAGGTGCTGGGCTTCGGCGACTCGGGCGGCTTCTTCCAGCTCTCCAACTCCAAGCGCCCCATCAAGAGCCCCGAGGACATGAAGGGCCTGAAGATCCGCACCATGGGCCTTGATACCCACAAGAAGATCATCGAGACCATGGGCGGCCAGCCCACGGCCATCGCCTGGGCCGAGCTCTACACCGCGCTGCAGACCGGCGTGGCCGACGGCCAGATGAACCCCATTCCCATCATCGCCTTCGCCAAGTTCAACGAAGTGCAGAAGTACCTGACCCTCACCGACCACCTCTTCGCCCCCTACGTGTGGGTGGTGAACAAGGACTTCTGGGCCAGCCTGACCGACGAGGAGAAGGTCATCGTGCAGGCCGCCGCCCGCTCGGCCATCGTGGCCGGCCGCGGCCTTGCCCGGGCCATCGAGGCCTCCGAGCGCGGCCTGCCCACGCTCTCCAAGAACATGCAGGTCAACGCCCTGACCGCCCAGGAGAAAGAGGTCTTCCGCCAGGCCACGCAGCCCACGCTGATCGCCTTCATCGAGCAGACTTACGGCCCCGAGGGCAAGGAGATGCTCGACGCCTTCCTGAAGGCCATCGAGGACGCCTCCAAGTAG
- the thrC gene encoding threonine synthase — MQPLNLDTTFVTSLRCVLCGESHDPRDAEYVCPRCGDEGILDVQYDYERARPFFTPAALAASTERGMWRYRPLLPLPASAPVPPLETGMTPLYDAPRLAAALGLGTVLVKDDSRQPTASFKDRASALAVALAGLRGASAVATASTGNAAAALAGMAASTGTPCVIFVPASAPKAKIAQLLAYGATVFAVEGTYDQAFDICMAACRRMGWYNRNTGYNPYMAEGKKTAAFEICEQMGWRAPDAVFVGVGDGCIIAGLHKGFADLAALGLIERMPRLYGVQAAGSDFLARCFETGQDPLRAAPIEAKTVADSISAGLPRDRIKAMAAVVRTGGSFVRVEDDEILRAIPDLAAHTGVFAEPAAAASLAGLRRAATEGLVAPHETVCIVATGSGLKDVAAAERACAALGRHTISMSPGILTDQRLLDEALAAARPAR; from the coding sequence ATGCAACCGCTTAATCTCGACACTACGTTCGTCACGTCCCTGCGCTGCGTGCTCTGCGGCGAGTCTCACGACCCGCGCGACGCGGAATACGTCTGCCCGCGCTGCGGCGACGAGGGCATCCTCGACGTCCAGTACGACTACGAACGCGCCCGCCCATTCTTCACGCCGGCGGCCCTGGCCGCCTCCACGGAAAGGGGCATGTGGCGCTACCGGCCGCTTCTGCCGCTGCCCGCGTCCGCGCCCGTGCCGCCGCTTGAAACCGGCATGACGCCGCTGTACGACGCGCCCCGGCTGGCTGCCGCGCTTGGCCTTGGCACGGTCCTGGTCAAGGACGACTCGCGCCAGCCCACGGCCTCGTTCAAGGACCGCGCGAGCGCCCTGGCCGTGGCCCTGGCCGGGCTTCGCGGCGCATCCGCCGTGGCCACGGCCAGCACGGGCAACGCCGCGGCCGCGCTCGCGGGCATGGCCGCCTCCACGGGCACGCCCTGCGTGATCTTCGTGCCCGCCTCCGCGCCCAAGGCCAAGATCGCCCAGCTTCTGGCCTACGGGGCCACGGTCTTCGCCGTGGAAGGCACCTACGACCAAGCCTTCGACATCTGCATGGCCGCCTGCCGCCGCATGGGCTGGTACAACCGCAACACCGGCTACAACCCCTACATGGCCGAGGGCAAGAAGACCGCCGCCTTCGAGATCTGCGAGCAGATGGGCTGGCGAGCGCCCGACGCCGTGTTCGTGGGCGTGGGCGACGGCTGCATCATCGCCGGGCTGCACAAGGGCTTCGCCGACCTTGCCGCGCTCGGCCTGATCGAACGGATGCCGAGGCTTTACGGCGTGCAGGCGGCGGGCAGCGACTTTCTGGCCCGCTGTTTCGAGACCGGACAGGACCCGCTGCGCGCCGCGCCCATCGAGGCCAAGACCGTGGCCGACTCCATTTCCGCCGGGCTGCCCCGCGACAGGATAAAGGCCATGGCCGCCGTCGTGCGCACGGGCGGCTCCTTCGTGCGCGTCGAGGACGACGAGATCCTGCGCGCCATCCCCGACCTGGCCGCGCACACCGGCGTCTTTGCCGAGCCCGCCGCGGCCGCGTCCCTGGCCGGGCTGCGCCGCGCGGCCACGGAGGGCCTCGTCGCGCCGCACGAGACGGTCTGCATCGTGGCCACGGGCAGCGGCCTGAAGGACGTGGCCGCGGCCGAGCGCGCCTGCGCGGCCCTCGGCAGACACACTATTTCCATGTCGCCCGGCATTCTCACCGACCAGCGGCTCCTGGACGAGGCGCTTGCCGCCGCGCGCCCAGCCCGTTAA
- a CDS encoding pyridoxal-phosphate dependent enzyme — protein MIDLTVNEQRLEHSVARARERGIVIPTLAQMRDPSLVPEPIRRRLQGVGLWDLNPLNLFRITWKNEPTASGGGFNGVNHIVLPSELTGVKARIVVLAGKWFPTGAHKVGAAFGCLVPRLVTGQFDPTTQKAAWPSTGNYCRGGAYDSALLGCASIAILPEGMSRERFEWLNSVAGEVIKTPGTESNVKEIFDKCWELRQSGDDIVIFNQFDEFGNYLWHYSVTGPAIEEAISPLLSGPRGERHVKGVVMATGSGGTLASGDYIKARYPWARIAASEALECPTLLMNGFGDHRIEGIGDKHVPWIHNVKNTDMVVAVADESPMSLIRLFNEPAGKEYLAGRGIDAALIDKLDLLGISGAANVLAAVKFAKHYELGEHDLVVTVATDSMEMYGSRLEEMREARGEFGPVDAAVAFERHMLGQGLDNMLELSHWDRKRVHNLKYYTWVEQQGKTYEEIQAQWHDEDYWESIPRAMPEIDRLISDFNDRVGLLGTILAEG, from the coding sequence ATGATCGACCTGACCGTCAACGAACAGCGCCTGGAACATTCCGTGGCGCGCGCCCGCGAGCGCGGCATCGTCATCCCCACCCTGGCCCAGATGCGCGACCCCTCGCTCGTGCCCGAGCCCATCCGCCGCCGCCTGCAGGGCGTGGGCCTGTGGGACCTGAACCCCCTGAACCTGTTCCGCATCACCTGGAAGAACGAGCCCACGGCCTCGGGCGGCGGCTTTAACGGCGTAAACCACATCGTGCTGCCGTCCGAACTGACCGGCGTGAAGGCCCGCATCGTGGTCCTGGCGGGCAAGTGGTTCCCCACGGGCGCGCACAAGGTCGGCGCGGCCTTCGGCTGCCTCGTGCCGCGTCTGGTCACCGGCCAGTTCGACCCCACCACCCAGAAGGCCGCCTGGCCCTCCACGGGCAACTACTGCCGGGGCGGGGCCTACGACTCCGCGCTCCTGGGCTGCGCCTCCATCGCCATCCTGCCCGAAGGCATGAGCCGCGAGCGCTTCGAGTGGCTGAACTCCGTGGCCGGAGAAGTCATCAAGACGCCGGGCACCGAGTCCAACGTCAAGGAGATCTTCGACAAGTGCTGGGAGCTGCGGCAAAGCGGCGACGACATCGTGATCTTCAACCAGTTCGACGAGTTCGGAAACTACCTGTGGCACTACTCCGTGACCGGCCCGGCCATCGAGGAGGCGATCAGCCCCCTGCTTTCCGGACCGCGCGGCGAGCGCCACGTCAAGGGCGTGGTCATGGCCACGGGCTCGGGCGGCACCCTGGCCTCGGGCGACTACATCAAGGCCCGCTACCCCTGGGCCAGGATCGCCGCGAGCGAGGCCCTGGAATGCCCGACCCTGCTCATGAACGGCTTCGGCGACCACCGCATCGAGGGCATCGGCGACAAGCACGTGCCCTGGATTCACAACGTCAAGAACACGGACATGGTCGTGGCCGTGGCCGACGAGTCGCCCATGAGCCTGATCCGCCTCTTCAACGAGCCCGCGGGCAAGGAATACCTGGCCGGACGCGGCATCGACGCCGCGCTCATCGACAAGCTCGACCTGCTGGGCATCTCCGGCGCGGCCAACGTGCTCGCGGCCGTGAAGTTCGCCAAGCACTACGAGCTCGGCGAGCACGATCTGGTGGTCACCGTGGCCACGGACTCCATGGAGATGTACGGCAGCCGCCTGGAGGAGATGCGCGAGGCGCGCGGCGAATTCGGGCCGGTGGACGCCGCCGTGGCCTTCGAACGCCACATGCTCGGCCAGGGCCTGGACAACATGCTCGAACTCTCCCACTGGGACCGCAAGCGCGTCCACAACCTCAAGTACTACACCTGGGTCGAGCAGCAGGGCAAAACCTACGAGGAGATCCAGGCCCAGTGGCACGACGAGGACTACTGGGAGTCCATCCCCCGCGCCATGCCCGAGATCGACAGGCTCATCTCGGACTTCAACGATCGCGTGGGCCTGCTCGGCACAATCCTCGCGGAAGGCTAG
- a CDS encoding YgeY family selenium metabolism-linked hydrolase, with protein sequence MSEQRLHEQTVELTRDLIRAQSLSGEEKEAAGVLAQAMERLGFHKVRTDRLGNVVGTIKGNRPGPKVLFDGHMDTVPVPDPAPWTHDPFGGEIENGRLYGRGASDMKGALAAMTTAAALFAARTGGDFGGEVVVAGVCHEEIFEGIAAREISAAEKPDVVVIGEASELNLKIGQRGRAEVVIETRGVPAHSASPEKGVNAVLKMAALLTRLEQTPPASHPVLGQGISVCTDILSTPYPGASVVPSLCRATFDRRILVGEDQRAVLAPFEAAIAELAAVDPSFSATAAFARASASCWTGATIEGERFFPAWLYPQDSDFVQKALAGLRGAGLSPAISHYAFCTNGSHYAGEAGIPTIGFGPSLETLAHTIDEYIEIEQLRLGMLGYAGIMSGLLGA encoded by the coding sequence ATGAGCGAACAGCGCCTGCACGAACAGACGGTGGAGTTGACGCGCGATCTCATCCGCGCGCAAAGCCTCTCGGGCGAGGAGAAGGAGGCCGCGGGCGTTCTGGCCCAGGCCATGGAGCGCTTGGGCTTTCACAAGGTGCGCACGGACCGCCTGGGCAACGTCGTCGGTACGATCAAGGGCAACCGCCCCGGTCCCAAGGTGCTCTTCGACGGCCACATGGACACCGTGCCCGTGCCCGATCCCGCGCCCTGGACGCACGATCCCTTCGGCGGCGAGATCGAGAACGGCCGCCTCTACGGCCGGGGCGCCTCGGACATGAAGGGGGCGCTCGCGGCCATGACCACGGCCGCGGCCCTCTTCGCCGCCCGCACGGGCGGCGACTTCGGCGGAGAGGTCGTGGTCGCCGGCGTGTGTCACGAGGAGATCTTCGAGGGCATCGCCGCGCGTGAGATCAGCGCGGCGGAGAAACCCGACGTGGTGGTCATCGGCGAGGCCTCGGAGCTGAACCTGAAGATCGGCCAGCGCGGCCGGGCCGAGGTCGTGATCGAGACCAGGGGCGTGCCCGCCCACTCGGCGAGCCCCGAGAAGGGCGTCAACGCCGTGCTCAAGATGGCGGCTCTGCTCACGCGCCTCGAACAGACGCCCCCGGCGAGCCACCCCGTGCTCGGCCAGGGCATCAGCGTGTGCACGGACATCCTCTCCACGCCCTACCCCGGCGCGTCCGTGGTGCCGAGCCTGTGCCGGGCCACCTTCGACCGCCGCATCCTGGTGGGCGAGGACCAGCGGGCCGTGCTCGCGCCCTTTGAAGCCGCCATCGCCGAGCTTGCGGCCGTCGATCCCTCGTTCTCGGCCACGGCCGCCTTCGCGCGGGCCAGCGCCTCCTGCTGGACCGGGGCCACTATCGAGGGCGAACGTTTCTTCCCGGCTTGGCTCTACCCCCAGGATTCGGACTTCGTGCAGAAGGCCCTGGCCGGGCTGCGCGGGGCCGGGCTTTCGCCCGCCATCTCGCACTACGCCTTCTGCACCAACGGCAGCCACTACGCGGGCGAGGCGGGCATCCCCACCATCGGCTTCGGCCCGTCGCTGGAGACCCTGGCCCACACCATCGACGAATACATCGAGATCGAGCAGCTTCGCCTGGGCATGCTCGGCTACGCGGGCATCATGAGCGGCCTGCTCGGAGCCTGA
- a CDS encoding N-acyl-D-amino-acid deacylase family protein: MARTLFVNALLVDGRGSPARPGTLLADDGVIAGLDVSREDAGSAARIVDLGGAALCPGFIDTHSHSDLVLLLDPHVPAKLRQGVTTEILGQDGIAMAPLPKAYVGPWRKNLAGLDGDSDEIGWDWETMDGYLSLLAEHGIGPNAGCLVPHGNVRMEAMGLDARTASEAQVKAMADILEREFDAGALGFSTGLIYIPCAYADRRELSALCAVAARRKKPLVIHQRSEADDILASMEEVLSLGRETSVHVHFSHFKLCGKNNAAKFDPLLALLDAAHAEGIAVSFDQYPYTAGSTMLSVILPPWAHDGGTDRLLARLADPGERARMRRDIASGLPGWDNFVDFAGTDGIFVTSVRTAGNAWTVGKNLDQIGEALGADPLDAAMDILLAEQNAVGMVDFYGIEEHVETFMQRPEMNVCTDGLLHGTPHPRAFGAFARVLGHYVRERRVLSLEEAVRKMTGKAAEVFGLSDRGVLEPGRKADLVAFDPEAVADTATYTAPRSHPSGIRLVCVNGEIEVAHGRQNQTLSGQVLRG; the protein is encoded by the coding sequence ATGGCGCGCACGCTCTTCGTCAACGCCCTGCTCGTGGACGGCCGGGGCAGCCCGGCGCGGCCCGGAACGCTGCTCGCGGACGACGGCGTCATCGCCGGACTCGACGTGTCGCGCGAGGACGCGGGAAGCGCGGCTAGGATCGTCGATCTGGGCGGGGCGGCGCTTTGCCCCGGCTTCATCGACACCCACAGCCACTCAGACCTGGTGCTGCTCCTCGATCCCCACGTTCCGGCCAAGCTCAGGCAGGGCGTGACCACCGAAATCCTCGGCCAGGACGGCATCGCCATGGCCCCCCTGCCCAAGGCCTACGTCGGCCCCTGGCGCAAGAACCTCGCCGGGCTCGACGGCGACTCGGACGAGATCGGCTGGGACTGGGAGACCATGGACGGCTACCTCTCCCTGCTCGCCGAACATGGCATCGGCCCCAACGCGGGCTGCCTGGTTCCGCACGGCAACGTGCGTATGGAGGCCATGGGCCTTGACGCCCGTACGGCGAGCGAAGCCCAGGTAAAGGCCATGGCCGACATCCTGGAGCGCGAGTTCGACGCCGGGGCGCTGGGCTTCTCCACGGGCCTCATCTACATCCCCTGCGCCTACGCCGACCGGCGCGAGCTTTCGGCTTTGTGCGCCGTGGCCGCGCGGCGCAAAAAGCCCCTGGTCATCCACCAGCGCAGCGAGGCCGACGACATCCTGGCCTCCATGGAGGAGGTCCTGTCGCTCGGCCGCGAGACCAGCGTGCACGTCCACTTCTCGCACTTCAAGCTGTGCGGCAAGAACAACGCGGCCAAGTTCGACCCCCTGCTGGCCCTGCTCGACGCGGCGCACGCCGAGGGCATCGCCGTGTCCTTCGACCAGTACCCCTACACGGCAGGCTCGACCATGCTCTCGGTGATCCTGCCGCCCTGGGCGCACGACGGCGGCACGGACAGGCTCTTGGCCCGTCTGGCCGATCCGGGCGAGCGCGCCCGCATGCGGCGCGACATCGCAAGCGGCCTGCCGGGCTGGGACAACTTCGTGGACTTCGCGGGCACGGACGGCATCTTCGTGACCTCGGTGCGCACTGCGGGCAACGCCTGGACCGTGGGCAAGAACCTCGACCAGATCGGCGAGGCGCTCGGCGCCGACCCCCTGGATGCAGCCATGGATATTCTGCTCGCAGAGCAAAACGCCGTGGGCATGGTCGATTTCTACGGCATCGAGGAGCATGTCGAGACCTTCATGCAACGGCCGGAGATGAACGTCTGCACCGACGGCCTGCTGCACGGCACCCCGCACCCCAGGGCCTTCGGCGCGTTCGCCCGCGTTCTTGGGCACTACGTGCGCGAACGCCGCGTCCTCTCGCTCGAGGAGGCGGTGCGCAAGATGACCGGCAAGGCGGCCGAGGTCTTCGGCCTTTCGGACAGGGGCGTGCTCGAACCGGGCCGCAAGGCCGACCTGGTGGCCTTCGACCCCGAAGCCGTCGCCGACACCGCGACCTACACAGCGCCCCGCTCCCATCCCAGCGGGATTCGCCTGGTCTGCGTCAACGGCGAGATCGAGGTCGCACACGGCCGCCAGAACCAGACCCTCTCCGGCCAGGTGCTGCGCGGCTGA